AAACTTTTACTGCAGAACAAAATTTACAGCAACAATATAGAGGTTTTATAAACACACCTCAACTGTGGTTCGGGCAGTATGAGTCTCTCACACAATTTGAGCTACCAGAATTACAAACTGATAGCTATGCTGGTGAACCTATACAAGACAATTTATTTTTAGGCAAGCGTTCTGAACGGTTTTTAGAAAACCTTTTGCAACAGTGTTCACGCTATGAGGTTGTTGCAAGTAATTTGCAAATAAAAGATGGCAAGAATACTATTGGCGAGATAGATTTTATAGTTAAAGACATTAAGACAAATACACTTATTCACCTAGAACAAGTTTGTAAATTTTATCTTTATGACAGCGCTTTTAATACAGAACCAGAGCAATGGATAGGTCCTAATCGTAAAGATTCATTTAGGCAAAAACTAGATAAGCTTAAAGCTCATCAATTACCTTTAATACATCAACCTGAAACCCAACAAGCATTAAAAGCATATAACATTAACGCTGCAGATTGCGTACAACAGGTTTGTTTTATGGCGCATTGTTTTGTTCCGTTTTCTTTAAATAACAAAACGCGATTTACCATTAATTCCAAAAGTGTTTCTGGTAGTTATATGTCACTAAAAACATTTAAAGACTTTTATTCTGAAGCATATGCATTTGCGATTCCAAAAAAAACAGATTGGTGTGTTAGTCCTAAGTATCATAAAGAATGGTTGTCTAAAGCTGAAGCTATTTTAACTATCGAAACTCATTTAAAAGAAAACCGCGCGCCATTAATTTGGGTTAAACATAAGGACACGTTTTCAAGAGTATTTGTAGTTTGGTGGCCAAACGCTTAATTTAAGTGGAATTGCTTATGCAAGTCCCCTATTTTTCTATTTTTGTCATCTAAATTTTTGTCCCCTTGAAGTATTTAAAACTCTTCCGCTATCAAAACCTCATCTTTGTTATTTTAACACAGGTGTTCCTGCGTTATTTTCTTTTTGAACCTTTTGGTATAACTATTACTCTAAGTGATTTTGGTTATGCGCTTTTAGTACTTGCAACAGTATGCCTTACTGCAGCAGGAAACGTAATAAACGATATTTATGATGTAGAGACAGACCAGATAAATAAACCAGAACATGTGTTGGTAGGTAAATCTATTTCAGAGCAAAGTGCCTATACACTCTTTATAATTTTAAATGTTATAGCTGTAGGGATAGGTTTTTACTTATCTAATATTATAGGCAAACCAGGATTTTCTGCTTTATTTATAAGTATTTCTGCTATTCTTTATATATATGCCTCTTACCTAAAACGTACTGTGCTTGTTGGTAATTTGGTTATTAGCCTGCTTGTAGCATTTGTTATAATTGTAGTTGCCATTTATGATTTAATGCCAGCTATAACACCTCAAAATAAAGCTGTACAAACATTAATATTTGGATTAATGTTAGACTATGCAGTGTTTGCTTTTGCAGTTAACCTTATTAGAGAAATGGTTAAAGATCAACAAGATGTAAAGGGAGATCATAATTCTGGTATACAAACACTTCCTATAATTTTAGGAAAAACAAGAACCAACAAAGTAATATTTTCGGTTACAGCCTTATTAATTATTGGCTTGATATATTATTTATACACCTACATGTTTCAAAATCAAGTTGCTGTTTTATATGTTCTTTTTCTTATTCTAGGCCCTTTATTATATGTTTTAATAAAAATCTGGAATGCAGATACTAAACACGATTATCGCAAATTGAGCGGTATTTTAAAACTTGTTATGTTGTTTGGTGTAATTTCTATGGCGTTTTATCAATTCATGCTTTAATTATGTTACAAGATCATTTAAAAGATTTCAATCTTATTTTGGCATCTGGTTCACCTAGACGTCAGCAATATTTTAAGGAATTACAGTTAGATTTCACTGTACAACTTAAGCCAGTCGAAGAAATTTATCCACCAGAGTTAAAAGGTGTAGCTATAACAGATTATTTGGCAGAACTAAAGGCTTCAGCATTTAAAGACCTTAACGATAAAGATATTTTGGTCACTAGTGATACTATTGTTTGGTTTGAAGGTGAAGCTTTGGGAAAACCTACATCTCCAGAACAAGCTAAAGAGATGATATCTAAAATGTCTGGCAAATCTCATGAGGTTATGACCTCTATTTGTTTTACTCAAAAGCACCAAAGCAAAACTGTAAATTACACAACCAAAGTAACCTTTAATCCTATTTCTCAAGAAGCCATTTCTTATTATGTAGATACCTTTAAGCCAATGGATAAAGCTGGTGCTTATGGTATACAAGAATGGATTGGATTAATCGCAATAAAATCAATTGAAGGCAGTTATCCCAATGTTGTAGGAATGCCAATGCATTTGGTTTATGAGGAGTTAATGGCCATTGCCGCATCTACACGTTAAAGATATTTCAGTTTTAATACTTATATTATTACACTTTTATAGCTGTATTAAACCCTTTTAAAAAACCTTAACTGTTATGCTGAAATCCTTAAGACTTATACCCTTTTTTGCTCTTTTAACATTAGGTTGTAACCAAGATTATAATTTACCCAATAGTACTTCAGATGGTTCAATAAAGAATCCTCAAGAGTTGTCTGAAGCATTTAAATCTTATTGGTATGCTGGTGAAGCAGAATTAACAAGCTACAAACTTTCTCAAGCTCGCTATGGTGAATTAAGAGAAGGAACGGCTATGATGGTGTTTGTAACAGAACCATTTTTACCAGAAGTACAAGTAAAAGCAGATGAGCAAAAGGATAGTAATATTTCCGTTCTTAAATTAAATGCCACAAAAACGTTTAATACAGGAATTTACCCTTACTCCATAATGACGAGTACATTTTATCCTGTAGCTAATAATCAATCGGCTTTAAAGGTTTCTACATCTGTGCAAGAATGGTGTGGTCATGTGTACACGCAGCTAAATAACAGAAACAGTTATGAAATTACGTCTCATTCCTATTTTCAGGGAGAAGCAGATCAAAATTTTACATTGGACAAATCTGCATTAGAACATGATCTTTGGACACAATTACGTATAGATCCCACAACACTAAATCTGGACACTAAACGTATGATACCATCTTTAGAATATTTAAGATTGAAGCATAAAGATTTAAAAGCCTATAATGTAGATCTTTCACAAAACCAACTACAAGACACATTGGTTACTGTTCTAAAGTATCCAGAATTAAACAGAACTCTAAAAATACACCAAGACCCTAACTTTCCTTTTGAGATTTTATCGTGGTTTGAAACCTATCCAGATGGTAATACTACACTTACTACAAAAGCTATTAAGATGAAGCGTTTAAAATCACCATACTGGAAAAAAAATGCTAACAAACACGAAGTGCTAAGAGATTCTCTAGGACTTTAATTCCACATTATATATGACCTACCCAATTATCATATCTGCAATTGTAATACTTACACTAATTATAATAAGATTAGTGCTCATTAAGATTATAAAGAAATACGCACGTAAGTTTGAGCGTATGGAACACCGTACAGGACTTATAATTAGATATGTAGATTTCTTTACCATTTTCTGTACAGTCTTAGGACTTATTATGGTTTGGGGTGTTCAAATAAAAGATTTAGGCTTAGTATTTTCTTCAGTCTTTGCTGTTATTGGTGTTGGTTTTTTTGCCCAATGGTCTATTCTTAGTAACATCACGAGTGGTATTATTATGTTCTTTACATTTCCATATAAAATTGGAGACTACATTAAAATACATGATAAAGAGTATGATTATGAGGGTTATATAGAGAATATTAAAGCTTTTCAAGTAGTATTAAGAACTAATACCAATGCTATAATCACCTATCCTAACGCTATGTTTATGCAAAAAGGTGTTAGTATTATAGCTTTTGAAGATATTCCTAAACCAGAAGATCCTACTACAGAAACTCCTAAAGAAGATCAGTTTTATTAACTGTGCGTTCTTTTCGATTTTGGTATCTTTGAGAATACCCAAATTGAAACTACATTAATGAAACAATTTTTCCTGCTAATAGCTTTAGCAATTGCAACAACTGTATCTTCTCAAGCACCAACAAAATTAAATTCGGCAGACATTTATCAGGCTATAAAAAAAGCCAATGTTCTTGCTTCTGTACTGTATGTGGCTGCGCATCCAGATGATGAAAATACAACGCTTATATCATACCTATCTAACGAAAAGCATGCTAGAACGGCATATTTATCATTAACACGTGGTGATGGCGGTCAAAACCTTATTGGCCCAGAAATTAGAGAGTTATTAGGAGTAATAAGAACACAAGAGTTATTAGCTGCCAGACGTACAGATGGCGGTGAACAATTATTTACACGTGCTAATGATTTTGGATACTCAAAGCATCCAGATGAAACTTTAAACATTTGGAACAAAGATGAGGTGCTCGCAGATGTGGTGAAGATGATTAGAACGTTTAAACCAGACGTTATCATAAACAGGTTTGATCATAGATCTCCTGGAACAACACACGGCCATCATACATCTTCTGCAATGTTAAGTGTTGAAGCCTATAGTTTGGCAGGAAAAGCTACTGCGTTTAAAGACCAATTAAAAACGTTAGAACCTTGGCAACCAAAACGTCAATTTTTCAATACATCGTGGTGGTTTTACGGAAGCCAAGAAAAATTTGATAATGCAGACAAATCTAAATTATTAGAATTTGAAACTGGCGTGTATTACCCTTCAAAAGGCTTATCTAATTCAGAAATTTCAGCATTAAGTAGAAGTCAGCATAAATCTCAGGGTTTTGGTCGTACAGGATCTCGTGGTAGCGATGTAAATTACCTTGAGCTTATTAATGGCGATATGCCAAAAGATAAATCAAATCTTTTTGAAGGCATTAACACCACTTGGAGTCGTCTAGAAAATGGAGAGACTGTAGGAAAATTACTAAAATCTGTTGAAACCAATTATAATTTTAAAGATCCTTCTGCCAGTATACCAATGCTAATGCAAGCTTATACGGCATTGCAAAAACTAGATGACTCTCATTGGAAAACCACAAAGTCTAAAGAGTTAGAACAAATTATAACGGCTTGTGCAGGTCTTTATCTAGAAGCTGCTGCAACAACACCTACAGCAACAAGAGTTAGTAATATTCCTTTAAATATTGAAGCAATAAATAGATCTCCTGTTAATATTAGAGTAAATAGTATCCTGTTTCCGGCAAGTAACCAAGTTATTGAAGACACTTTAGAACTTACTCCAAACAATGATATTGAACGCCAGTTTAATTATAGTATATCAAATTCTGCAGCATTCACATCGCCGTATTGGCTTACAAAAAAAGGAACTTTAGGAATGTACGCCGTAGACAATGAAGCATTTATAGGAAAACCACAAACGCCATCTCCACATAATGTACAATTTAAGCTAACCATAGCAGGAATGCCTATTACTATTACAAGGCTAATAGTATATAAAACAAGTGATCCTGTAAAGGGAGAAGTTTATATGCCTTTTGAAATTGTCCCAAAAGCTAGTGTAAGTTTAAATGATGATGTCGTAATCTTTGAAGATGAAGCTTCTAAAACCATAGCTGTTAATGTTACAGCCCACTCAGCATCTTTAGATGGTACTTTAAAATTAAATGTTCCTAATTCTTGGAATGTTTCTCCAGAGAGCGCTGCTATTTCCATAAAACAGAAAGGCGCTACACAATCTATAAATTTTAAAGTTACACCACCACAACACCAAGATGAAGGTTATATCTCTCCAATATTAACTACAGCAACTAATACGTATACCAACGCATTAGAGGTCATTGAATATGATCACATACCAATACAACGTGTTTTACTGCCTTCAGAAAGTAAAGTTGTAAGGTTAAACATTAAGAAAAAAGGAAATAATGTTGGTTATATTGTTGGTGCTGGTGATGTTGTTCCAGAAAGTTTAAGACAAATAGGCTACAACGTATCATTATTAAATGTAGATAACATAACTGCTGAAAATTTAAAGATATACGATGCTATTGTTGTAGGAATTAGAGCTTACAACACGGTTGATGCACTTAAATTTAAACAGCCTATACTCTTAGAATATGTAAATAATGGTGGTAATCTCATTGTACAATATAACACCTCACACAGGTTGTTAGTTCAAGAGAATTTGGCACCTTATAAATTAAATCTTTCTAGAGACCGAGTTACAGATGAGTTTGCTAGGGTTACATTTTTAAATCCTGAACATCCAGTGTTAAATACACCAAATAAGATTACCCAAACAGATTTTGAAGGTTGGGTGCAAGAACGTGGTTTGTACTTTCCAGATGATTGGGGTAAAGAGTTTACACCACTTTTTGAAATGAATGATAGTGGAGAATCTCCTAAAAAAGGAAGTTTACTAATTGCTAAATATGGTAAAGGAAATTATATATATACAGGCTTAAGTTTCTTTAGAGAATTTCCTGCTGGTGTATCTGGAGCCTATCGCCTATTTACTAACTTAATATCACTAGGAAAGTAATGGAAAAACCTGAAAAGTATGTTTGGAAACCTATTTACACAGTTATACTAGTAGCTAATGCTATCTATATCCTGTTGTTTTACATTATAATGAATCAATTTAGTTAAAATGGTTTCATTAGAATCTTATATTTTGAGAAGTGATCCTTTATTAGAATTTATTCTATATCAAGACAATTTTAAAATTATAAGTGCTTACAATGGAAACCATAACGGAAATTATAATTACAATGATTTAATTAAAGTCTATATTATAGAGGAAGAAAAAAAAATATTAAGCTCTATTTTGAGTTTTGTATTTTCAATATTCACATCAATATCTTCTTCTGGAGAAATTATATTTAATGATGGTGTTTATAAGACCCGAAAACGACTAGTTATCAAAATTAAAAACAAACACTTGGATATTTTACTTACCAATTGTGATATAGACAATACTAAAAATCTTGTGAATTACTTAAAACATAAACAAAACTAAATGTCGAATATAGATTGGGTCATTTTATGTTGTACACTACTTTTTATCGTGGCTTACGGTGCCTATAAAACTAAGGGTAGTAAGAATGTACAAGATTATATAAAAGGTAATAATGAAGCACAATGGTGGACCATAGGTTTATCTGTCATGGCTACACAAGCAAGTGCCATCACATTTTTATCTACACCAGGACAAGCCTTTCATAGCGGTATGGGTTTCGTTCAATTTTATTTTGGTTTACCTATCGCCATGGTAATTATTTGCTTGGTGTTTATTCCTATTTACCATCGCTTAAAGGTATACACGGCTTATGAATATTTAGAAAGTAGGTTTGATCAAAAAACCAGAACGCTTACAGCAATACTATTTCTTGTACAGCGTGGTTTAGCAGCAGGTATAACCATATTTGCTCCTGCAATAATTTTATCTGCAGTATTAGGTTGGGATTTACTCACGCTTAATATTATTATTGGTGTTCTTGTTATTATTTATACTGTATCTGGTGGAACTAAAGCTGTAAGTATTACACAAAAACAGCAAATGGCCGTAATCTTTGCAGGTATGTTTGCTGCCTTCTTTATTATTGTAAGCAAACTACCAGAAGATATTACTTTTACTAAAGCCTTAGATATTGCTGGTGCAAGTGGAAAAATGGAGATCCTCGATTTTTCTTTTGATCTTAGTAATAGATATACTATTTGGACAGGATTTTTAGGAGGTACCTTTTTAATGTTATCTTATTTTGGGACAGACCAAAGCCAAGTACAGCGATATTTGTCTGGTCGATCTGTTCGTGAAAGCCAATTAGGACTATTATTTAATGGTCTTCTTAAAGTACCAATGCAATTCTTTATTCTATTGGTTGGTGTTATGGTATTTGTGTTTTATCAATTTAACGCATCTCCTATAAACTTTAATCCAGCTGCTCATGAAGCTGTTCAGAATTCTGAATATGTACAAGAATACACTGCACTTGAAAATCAATTAAAAACAATTCAAGCAGAACAGAATATTACCAGTTTGGCGTATGCAGAAGTTTCAGATCAAACTAGTTCAGAAGACTACAAGGCGTTAAAATCTCAATTGGCTCAATTAAACAAAGAAGAAGTTGCCGTACGCGAAAAAGCAAAAACAATAATCACGAGTGCAGACGCTACAATTGAAACTAATGACAAGGATTATGTTTTTATAAATTTTATACTAAACAATCTTCCAAGAGGTCTTATAGGCTTGCTTTTGGCTGTAATTTTATCTGCTGCTATGAGTAGCACGGCATCAGAATTAAATGCATTGGCATCTACCACAGCTATGGATTTGTATAAGCGTAACGTTACTACAGAAAAAAATGACATGCATTTTGTGAAAGCCTCTAAATGGTTCACATTAGGTTGGGGAGTTTTAGCCATATTAGTGGCTTGTGTCGCAAATTTATTTGACAATCTTATACAGCTCGTAAATATTATAGGTTCAATATTTTATGGAAATATTCTTGGTATCTTCCTACTTGCCTTTTTTGTAAAGTATGTAAAAAGCAAGGCAACATTTGTAGCTGCCATACTTACACAAGCAATTATTGTGTTTGTTTGGTATATGGATTACCTGCCTTACCTATGGCTTAATGTTTTGGGTTGTGGTATTGTAATGGCAATTGCTATCCTATTGCAAACAACTTTTAAAGCTAAAGAACATTAAATAAAAAACTCCTCGAAACATAAGTTTGAGGAGTTTAAATAGTTGGTTAGGTTCTAAATTATTTAGCGCCCCATTCTTTTAAAGATTCTTTATTCATCTTTATATAATCTGCATTTCCAGCTTTTTCAGCACCTTCTAAAGATTTCTTAGCAGTTTCAATAGCCATTTTCTTGTTTCCTGCTTTAGCATAAATTAAAGATTGTTGGCGCAGTTGCCAAAATGCAGGCTGCTCCATCATACTCATAGCTTTTGTCATCCAATCTTGAGCTTTCTTTATGTCTTTATCGTTAGCTGAATAATAAACCGCTGCTGCGTAATAATCTGCTGGAGATGGTCCATTTAAAGTAGCTTCAATATTTGCCATTACTGTCTTATCTGTATGTGTCTTTATTGGTAAGGCTACATACACGTTTTCCCATAATAATCCTAGGTTTACAGAGTCACTCATGACATCGTCAAAAGTAATGGTAAAGCTCTCTATATCCATTGGCATTTCTTGTACTTTAGCAGTAGCTTTTGCAGCTATCTTGCTGTCATCCCATTTTTGTGGTACACCCCAATTGTTAGTATCGCTATATAAAAAGAACTCCCAATCTGTTGCGTTTGGTATAGTATAAAGCGCATAAGTTCCAGCAGGAACTTTTTCATCTCCAACTATAACATCTTCACTAAATGTAATTGTAGTGTTGGCGTTAGCACCTGTTCTCCACACGTTATCAAATGGTACAAGATTTCCGAAAATTTCACGATCTCTCATTGCTGGTCTTGAATACTCAACTGTCATATCTGTAAGACCTACAGTCTGCATTACTTTTGCTGCAGGACTTGGTGCTGGTGTTTTAATTTGTGCTTGAGTAGCTACAGACAAAGCTAAAGCACTCATAAATAATACTATACGTTTCATAAAATGTAATTTTTAGTTGCCCTCTAAAGTACTATTATTAAGCACCTTGAAATGTTAACGAAATCTTAAAAGGAATTGAATTAAAATGATCTCATCACTGAGTGATTATTAACTTTGTTTATTATTTTTAATAAATGATTAAACAATATGTTATCTTTGTGATATGAAGATATATAGACTACATAGATTTCAAAAATTACCTATTACAATTGATGAAGCTTGGGAATTACTGGCTAATCCTAAAAACCTAAAATTAATTACTCCAGACTATATGGGGTTTCATATTTTGAGTGGTGCAGACAGACCTATGTATCCAGGACAAATAATACAATATATAGTAACTCCAGTTTTAGGAATTAAAACCAAATGGGTAACAGAGATTACCCACGTAAAAGACAAATCTTATTTTGTTGATGAACAACGTTTTGGTCCCTACGCATTATGGCATCACAAGCACTTTATTAAAGAGATAGATGGTGGTGTTGAAATGGAAGATATTGTAGATTATAAAGTACCGTTTGGTTGGTTAGGACAACTTGTGCATCCATTTTTAGTAAAACCTAAATTAGAGGAAATTTTTAAATACAGATACAACAAACTAATTGAGATGTATGGAGAGTTTAAAGAATAATTTAATTAATTCTTAAAAGGCATCTTTGTAGGAAAACCTTCTACACCATATGTATCATATAAATATACCAAGCTTGTCATAGTTGCTGCACCTAGCTCTAGTTCACGTTTATTAACTGCCTCAAATGTATCATTTGCAGCGTGATGGTAATCAAAATAACGTTGTGAGTCTGGGCGTAATCCAGCCAATACAGAGTTTCCGTTTTTAAGAGGTCCTATATCTGCTCCGCTTCCACCTTGCTCGAAAAAGTGAATTAAATAAGGTTTAAATAATGGTTTCCAAGCTTCTACTTGTTTAAATTGAGCATCTGTACAATCAAATGAAAATCCACGTGGTGTAAATCCGCCAGCGTCACTTTCTAATGCAAAAATGTGATTTTCGTTTTTCTGTTTTGCAACATCTGCATATTTGTTTCCGCCACGTAACCCATTTTCTTCATTCATAAACAATACAACTCTAATAGTTCGTTTTGGTGTAATGTTAGACTCTTTTAATAATCGTAACACTTCCATAGATTGCACAACGCCAGCACCATCATCGTGTGAACCATCGCCTAAATCCCAAGAATCTAAGTGACCTCCTACTACAATTATTTCATTAGGAAACTCACTTCCTGTAATTTCTCCTATAACGTTATGAGATTGTACATCATCAAACGTTCTGCAGCTCATCTTAAAAAAGAATTTAGCATCTGGCGTTAATTTTAAAAGGCTGCTCAAATATTCAGCATCATTAGTTGAAATTGCAGCAGAAGGAATCCTATTATCTTTTGGGGTGTCTAAATAGCTCATAGATCCAGTATGTGGATAATCATCTAAGCGCAAATTCATAGAGCGCACAATAACACCTACAGCTCCATATTTAGCAGCTTCTGCAGCACCTGCATAACGTTGGTCTACACAACCTCCATAAGCTTCAAACGTCTGTATAAGGTTGGCGCGCATTGGTCTGTTATAAAATACAATCTTACCTTCTATCTGCTCTTTTCCATATTCTGCTAAATCTTCTAGACCTTGCACCTCGATAACCTCAGCTTTTAATCCATTTACTGGTGTTGGTACAGAGCCACCAAGCGCACAGATGTTTACTGTTTTACTCTCGCCAGGCTTAGTTTCTATATAAGCGTATTCTTTAGTGCCTCTTGTCCATTTTGGAACCATTACTGGTTGTAACCAAACCTTGTCTAAGCCTAATTTTTGTAATTCTTTTTTAGTGTATTGCACTGCTTGTTCTGCTTGTATAGATCCAGATAACCTACCTCCTATTTGATTAGATAAATGGTCTAGCCACTCATAACTTTTGCCATTAAGCAAAGACATATCATAAAGCTTACGTAAAGCTAAAGAATCATTTTCTGCAGATGTATTTTGTGCGAATGTGGTTAGAGAGATTACTAGGGCAAGTAAAAAGGTAATATATTTCATTGTATGTGTTACGTTTATACGTTAATTACGGTAGTTTTAAACTGTTGTTACAGTTGTAATAGGATTTATTCGTTATTTAATTCTGCTTTATAACTATCTATTTCAGCTTTAATTTCGGAATCTAATTCTGGCTCAACAACATCTTCAAGTTGTGTTAAGCTATCGTGTAATATTTTAGCAACCAAATAACGTGCCGTTGGTTTATCATCTGCTGGTATTATATACCAAGGTGCGTGTGGTTTAGATGTTCTATTTATAGCATCTTCATAACAAGTCATATAATTGTCCCAAAGTTTACGCTCCTTAAGATCTCCTGGAGAAAATTTCCAGTTCTTACTCTTTTTGTTTAAACGTCTTAGGAGTCTGTGTTTTTGTTCTTCTTTAGAGAGGTTAAGAAAAAACTTAAAGATTAAAGTTCCGTTTTCTGCAAGATGCTCTTCAAAATTATTTATTTGCTTAAAGCGTTTATTCCAAAACTTATCATTTACATCACTTAAAGAAGTTACATTAGGTAGTTGCTCTCCCAAAATATATTCTGGATGTACTCGTGTAACCAATACATTTTCATAGTGTGTCCTGTTATGAACACCAAACTTTCCTCGTGCTGGCAACGCCAAATAATGGCGCCAAAGGTAATCATGATCTCGCTCTAAATCTGTAGGTACCTTAAAACTATGCACCTCAACACCTCTAACATTAAAATCTTTAAAAACTTCTCTTATTAAACTGTCTTTTCCAGAAGTATCCATTCCCTGTAAGCAAACTAGCACAGCATACTTGTCATGAGCATAAAGCGTATCCTGCCAATCTCCCAAATCTTTACGAACATCTTTTAAAGCATCCTTTACTGTATCCTCATCTGCTTGCAGGTCTATTTTAGTTGAATGTTCTTTTAAAGTAGTTGAATATGTAATCTTAAATTGGTCTGCAGAAATTTGTCTCATGGCTTAATTTTATTCGGATTTTAAATATACAATCTTTAGGATAACTATTTTTTTATCTTTGTCGAAATTTATCTGCATTGAACAAAGCTCAAATTATTGAAAACGTTGCTACAACGTTAAAAGATACGCCTAGCGCACAGGAAATTGTTAAGAAAGGTGGAAACCGTGACAAACGCTTTCATTACCTAGCAACGCATATGGTCGAAAAAGCCATAGCTAAAGACGCACTTATAGTTTCAGAAAATGGCGCTGGTACTGCTATTCTCTTTAAGACTAACGCTAAAGAAGAAAACTTTTGGAAAGATCTTCCTAAAGAATTGGCATTGGTACGCCACGTAACAGGCATAAAAAATGCACTTAAAATTTTAAAGAAACAAAAGTACATTAAAGCTCAACGCCCGTTAGAAGGTGATTATTTATACTGTTGGTTTTGGGGTATCCTACCAGATACAAGAGGTTTTGGAGACGAAACCCAAACGGCAAAAGAAATGAAAGATAAAATGATGGACGTTGCAGATAAACTACAATTACCATTATATGCCGAAACCAGAAAACGTAAAGTAGTGATAGTATATCGCCGTTATGGATTTGATATGTTTCACGAATGGGTACAACCAGATGGCGAAAAAATGTGGTTCTTAAGATATATACCCGTAAAAGGCGTACCTCATAAATAGATTTTCCTACTCAGGTAATTTTTCACTTAAATACTT
This region of Croceibacter atlanticus HTCC2559 genomic DNA includes:
- a CDS encoding DUF1853 family protein, whose protein sequence is MNKTFTAEQNLQQQYRGFINTPQLWFGQYESLTQFELPELQTDSYAGEPIQDNLFLGKRSERFLENLLQQCSRYEVVASNLQIKDGKNTIGEIDFIVKDIKTNTLIHLEQVCKFYLYDSAFNTEPEQWIGPNRKDSFRQKLDKLKAHQLPLIHQPETQQALKAYNINAADCVQQVCFMAHCFVPFSLNNKTRFTINSKSVSGSYMSLKTFKDFYSEAYAFAIPKKTDWCVSPKYHKEWLSKAEAILTIETHLKENRAPLIWVKHKDTFSRVFVVWWPNA
- a CDS encoding geranylgeranylglycerol-phosphate geranylgeranyltransferase, giving the protein MKYLKLFRYQNLIFVILTQVFLRYFLFEPFGITITLSDFGYALLVLATVCLTAAGNVINDIYDVETDQINKPEHVLVGKSISEQSAYTLFIILNVIAVGIGFYLSNIIGKPGFSALFISISAILYIYASYLKRTVLVGNLVISLLVAFVIIVVAIYDLMPAITPQNKAVQTLIFGLMLDYAVFAFAVNLIREMVKDQQDVKGDHNSGIQTLPIILGKTRTNKVIFSVTALLIIGLIYYLYTYMFQNQVAVLYVLFLILGPLLYVLIKIWNADTKHDYRKLSGILKLVMLFGVISMAFYQFML
- a CDS encoding Maf-like protein yields the protein MLQDHLKDFNLILASGSPRRQQYFKELQLDFTVQLKPVEEIYPPELKGVAITDYLAELKASAFKDLNDKDILVTSDTIVWFEGEALGKPTSPEQAKEMISKMSGKSHEVMTSICFTQKHQSKTVNYTTKVTFNPISQEAISYYVDTFKPMDKAGAYGIQEWIGLIAIKSIEGSYPNVVGMPMHLVYEELMAIAASTR
- a CDS encoding mechanosensitive ion channel domain-containing protein — translated: MTYPIIISAIVILTLIIIRLVLIKIIKKYARKFERMEHRTGLIIRYVDFFTIFCTVLGLIMVWGVQIKDLGLVFSSVFAVIGVGFFAQWSILSNITSGIIMFFTFPYKIGDYIKIHDKEYDYEGYIENIKAFQVVLRTNTNAIITYPNAMFMQKGVSIIAFEDIPKPEDPTTETPKEDQFY
- a CDS encoding PIG-L family deacetylase, which encodes MKQFFLLIALAIATTVSSQAPTKLNSADIYQAIKKANVLASVLYVAAHPDDENTTLISYLSNEKHARTAYLSLTRGDGGQNLIGPEIRELLGVIRTQELLAARRTDGGEQLFTRANDFGYSKHPDETLNIWNKDEVLADVVKMIRTFKPDVIINRFDHRSPGTTHGHHTSSAMLSVEAYSLAGKATAFKDQLKTLEPWQPKRQFFNTSWWFYGSQEKFDNADKSKLLEFETGVYYPSKGLSNSEISALSRSQHKSQGFGRTGSRGSDVNYLELINGDMPKDKSNLFEGINTTWSRLENGETVGKLLKSVETNYNFKDPSASIPMLMQAYTALQKLDDSHWKTTKSKELEQIITACAGLYLEAAATTPTATRVSNIPLNIEAINRSPVNIRVNSILFPASNQVIEDTLELTPNNDIERQFNYSISNSAAFTSPYWLTKKGTLGMYAVDNEAFIGKPQTPSPHNVQFKLTIAGMPITITRLIVYKTSDPVKGEVYMPFEIVPKASVSLNDDVVIFEDEASKTIAVNVTAHSASLDGTLKLNVPNSWNVSPESAAISIKQKGATQSINFKVTPPQHQDEGYISPILTTATNTYTNALEVIEYDHIPIQRVLLPSESKVVRLNIKKKGNNVGYIVGAGDVVPESLRQIGYNVSLLNVDNITAENLKIYDAIVVGIRAYNTVDALKFKQPILLEYVNNGGNLIVQYNTSHRLLVQENLAPYKLNLSRDRVTDEFARVTFLNPEHPVLNTPNKITQTDFEGWVQERGLYFPDDWGKEFTPLFEMNDSGESPKKGSLLIAKYGKGNYIYTGLSFFREFPAGVSGAYRLFTNLISLGK
- a CDS encoding sodium:solute symporter, with product MSNIDWVILCCTLLFIVAYGAYKTKGSKNVQDYIKGNNEAQWWTIGLSVMATQASAITFLSTPGQAFHSGMGFVQFYFGLPIAMVIICLVFIPIYHRLKVYTAYEYLESRFDQKTRTLTAILFLVQRGLAAGITIFAPAIILSAVLGWDLLTLNIIIGVLVIIYTVSGGTKAVSITQKQQMAVIFAGMFAAFFIIVSKLPEDITFTKALDIAGASGKMEILDFSFDLSNRYTIWTGFLGGTFLMLSYFGTDQSQVQRYLSGRSVRESQLGLLFNGLLKVPMQFFILLVGVMVFVFYQFNASPINFNPAAHEAVQNSEYVQEYTALENQLKTIQAEQNITSLAYAEVSDQTSSEDYKALKSQLAQLNKEEVAVREKAKTIITSADATIETNDKDYVFINFILNNLPRGLIGLLLAVILSAAMSSTASELNALASTTAMDLYKRNVTTEKNDMHFVKASKWFTLGWGVLAILVACVANLFDNLIQLVNIIGSIFYGNILGIFLLAFFVKYVKSKATFVAAILTQAIIVFVWYMDYLPYLWLNVLGCGIVMAIAILLQTTFKAKEH